The Anser cygnoides isolate HZ-2024a breed goose chromosome 20, Taihu_goose_T2T_genome, whole genome shotgun sequence genome contains the following window.
gcaggagccccccagcagctcccgagGGGCTCCCGGCATCCCcgggaaggggctgcagggaaggcGGCCGTGCCCCAAATTTGCTTTTAGCTCGTTTATTTCCGTGGATTAGACGTAGCCGGTTTTATAGCGTTTGCCTCCGGGGAGAAGGACCCGGAGCCCGTGCTCGGCCTCCCCATTGTGGGAGCttctgggggctggggagggggcgtcGTGTGTGCAGTGTGTTGGTAGCACTTCCCCGTGTAACTGCCCGTCTCACCCAGGACTCCCAACGAGTTTGGTTTGAATTGCACGACCCGAGGTGCCGGATTTCCCAGGATTAACGCCAGGAACGTGCACGGCGCTCTGCGGCCCCGGTTTGGGACAAAGGCTCCTGCGGTGCCACCTCCCCGccgcggggcaggcaggggtggccggggggcagcggggacgcAGGGGGACGGCACGGCCACGGCCTCGTGCTGGGGACGGGAAGGGGCAGCGCGGGTGGCTCACGGGGCCGGAGCCTCGCCACCTACCTCCCCGTCGGGTCGTGTCGTTTTGCCGTGCCGTGAAGTCTCCATCGTGTGTGAGTGGTGTCCAGCGCCGTCCGTGTGGACTTTCTGAACTCCTTAATAAAAGGAACTCATCGTTACCCTGCGTGTCCGCCTCCACGCGGCCGTGCCCACCTCGTGGTGCGGGGCCACCTCCCTGCGGTGACATCGGGCGGGTCCCAGCTCCCCAGAGGGACTGGTGTCGCCGTCCTGGCAGCCCTTCGaaaccccacagggaccccgAGCCCACTGCTGAGCCCAGGGGGAGATGATGCTGAGCTGCTGTGGTTCGTCGGGGAAGGAGGAACCCAGTCCTCGCCCTCCATCCCGGCCCTGCTGGGGACGCTGGCACCACGCTGCCGGGACCACGTCCTGGCACCGGGGCCGAGGAGGGCGCTTGGGTGTGTTTCCACCTGGGGCCAGATCCTGAGCGGGTTTCGGAGCCTCCACCGGTGCCCACGCACACTGTAGGGTCTGCACACGCATCCAGGACCTTCAACAGCCACAGGTGGGCACGCGCAGCCCCAGGGGTGGGGGACACTCGTGCCCCcaagcagcccctgctgcccatGAGCATCGCCGCCGCTGGCTCCAAGCCAATGGAGAGCCCTGCTCCCGCTCAGCCTCCCCGCCAAACGAGGCAGCCAACGAAGGCGGCGCGTTAATCAGcgtcccccccgtgccccccggccGCCTCTGCAGCCACCTCCCCGCCAGCCTCCCGGCCTCTGGTATGCGAGGGCACGCGGCAATTAGCACCCGCGGGTATTTAATGGGGAGAGGAGCGCGCTGGCCGGCTCAGTCTgggcaggtgctgggggggggacgcaGAGTGGGGccaggccaggagctgggcatCGCCCGAGGCAGAAGGTGAGTGGCCCGCGGCCGCGTGGCACGGGGAGCTGCCAGGGCTCCGGGAACAGGGGTCACAGGCAGCCCCAGGAGGgtctggggatggggatggggttggtGCACCTCACGCTGGCTTCCCGGAGCGGTTTGGCTTTGCTCTGGGGGAGCCCAAAACGGTGGCAAGGTGCAGGTGAGGCAATGGGGCACCCCAAAGCAAAGCGGGGCAGGTAGGGGAGCTGGGTTTGGGTTCGGTGGGGGCTGCTGCAAGAGAGCAAAgcacccacagcagccccaCATTTTATGGAGCAGGCACCCCAGCCCCCATTACCGGCGGCGAATTTTAAGGCAACATctcctgcaagaaaaaaaaagaaaaaaagggaagaaaacataaaaaataaaaacgccACTTCCCCTCTCTGAGgttctgcagcaggaggaaggggcgGCGGAGGAGCCCTGCCGGTGCTCAAGGTCACCCCCGCGCTGCTCAGCCGACCCTGCCGCCAGCGGggtgcccccggccccataaAGCAGAGGGATGGCCAGCACCTTCCCCTGCGCAGGCATTACCGGCGCGCCGCGGGTGGGAGCGGCGCATTTGGAAGCCGAGGGCTGCTCAGGTGAACGCACTTAAGTCCTCCCCGCGGTGCCTCTAAGAGGAGCGGGCGGCTGCGGCTGCCACCAGCCGGCCCCGCTAAGGCtcggccagccccagcccagggcagcagctgcgAGGGCTGGAATTTGGGAGCACGGGGCCGCCGCCATCAAGGGGAGCGGGTCGGAAGGAGACGGGGGTGCAGAGCAGCCCTCCCGCGGGCTTGGAGGAGCCAGCAAGGTTTTGTGGCAGGTGCTGGGTGGGTGCTGCAGCAGATTTTGGGGTGGCTGCTCTGTATCAGCACGAGGACAGGCAATACTCACCCGTAGCGGGGTTGGAAGCGTGTGCCAACCGTACGCAGCTTCTGTGGCTACAGGACCCGAAGATGCTGTGTTATTTACCGTGTCTCTCTCCCTTGCTGTGCTTCCCCCAGATGAGAGCACCCTACTCGCTGTCCTGCCTCTTCCTGCTGACCCTGGGGGCCTGCTTCCCTCCCGGCGAGCAGCAGGAGCCCCGGCACCCCGCCGAGGGACCCGCGCTCAAGCCGAGCTGCCGAGACGTGGTGGCCGAGGACCCCGGTCCCTGCTGGTGGGCAAATCCGAAGCGGAGGCGAAGCGAGGAGCTGAGCACCCTGCTCGGCATCGcccgggagctgcagggctACAGCAGCCAGCGCGGGGGCccgcgggggcggccgggcaggCAGGAGGGTCCCGCACGGCTGCCGGCCGGGGGCGAGAAGCGCGGGGGCACGCTGGGGAACCTGGCCGAGGAGCTCAACGGCTACAGCAGGAAGAAAGGCGGCTTCACCTTCCGCTTCGGGAGGTGAGGGCCAGCGCCTggcccccccacctcctgcagGGCGCCCCGGGGGGTGTGCCGCgtcccctcctctcctgccGTCTCACCTGGGTTTGCTCGGACCAAAGGACGCCGcggaggggctgctgctggggttcccctggggaaatgggggggcacCACGTTCGCTCTGCTTGTGGCCCTGccccggctcccccagccccggcggaggaagaggagggtgcCCCACGTCCCCTCCCCGGGGACACGGCCTGAGCCGGGCTGGGGACGCCGTGCtgggagcagcggggccgggcagagGGGGGCTGGAGGATGGCAGGGGGGTGAGGACGTGGGGACAGTCCCGGGGGGGCTGTCGGGAGCGGGTGTCCCCAGCACGGCTGCGGGTGAGGAGCAGggccccagctccccgccgagctgctgctctcctcctggTTGACGAGCAGTCCCTCCGGCAGCAAATTCTGCTTAGTGTCAAGATGCCACTGAGGAGAGTCAGCTCCTGCGTGCGAACTGGGACAAAGCAGCGGGGCTCGAGAAAATCTTATCCTCAGAAATCCCCACGTGAGCAGGCAAATCTGCCCCAGCCTCGCCAGCCCTGAGCCGACGCAGAGACCCGTCCCCAGCGGGTGTGATGGCGATGACCAACCTCCAGCGTCCCCGTCCAggcaccccacagcctccccaaAAACTGGGCTCCTTCCTTCCCACGGCCACCCCTGCCCAGCCGAGCTGCTGCGGAAGCCCCCGGGTGCGGGGAGGCTGAAGGCACCCACCCCTGGCGCTCCAATCCCCCCCCTGCCAAAGGTACGGCTGGGGACTGAGCTCCCCAAAAAGCTCGCACGCCCACGGCCGCGAAGAACAAGCCCGGCTCCTCAGCGCccgccttctcctcctcttggCAGATTTAGCTCTGCCAACGCCAACAGCGCCGTTTGCTCTTGTGCCTGCCGCCGCAGGCAGAGAGATTCGCAATCAGCAGCCCAGCTACCTGCCTTGCAGGCACCGAGGGCAAGTTAGGCGCCTAACGACTGCTAATATTTCATTGCAGGCACGAAAATGTAGCAGGGCAATTATTTGCGAGCGCTAAATTGCACCCTCAAAATCAAAGACTGTGTCAGGACTTGgttggaggagggaaaaaaaaaaaaaaatcagtctccGAGAGGCGCTTTGTAATATCCATCAGGCAGACGGCACTTAACaccgcgccgcggggccggcgcgAGCTGCTCTCGCAGCAGGACGGGGCTGTAGCCGAaggctggagcaggctgagctGCGAAGGGCAGGAGGATGCTGTCCGTGGGTCAGGCAGGCACCGgaggacggacggacggacagtgggacaggctgccccgggggctgcaggggtgcagAGCGAGGGCGCAGAGCGGGCAGGGCTCCAGGCTTGCGGGGACGCGGAGGATACCGCGGTTTGGTGCTGGTGGTTGGCAcggggggtgctgagcccagcctgacccccaaccccaaaatCTCCAGGCTCTCCTCGGCTCCTCCAGACCCCCCCCCGCAGGAGGTGGGGAGCTGTATCAGGAGAGGGGGAGCTCTATCAATGTTTCTATGGCAAcgtttctcccccccccccccttctttggAGCGTACAAATGGTCAATAAATACGCACTGATCAATTTTACCCTGCGCTGCCgaagggagggagggcaggggaggtttgggaGCCCGGCTGGGGCCAGCAGAGCCCCGGCCCTGCAGCGCTGGGTGTAGCGGGGAAGGGGCTCGGAGCAGCACGATGAAAGCACGCTGTGCACGGCACGGCTCTGACCGAGGCACAAAAACCCTTCCTGAAAAAGGTAAAAGCCGGTGCTTTTACCGGCGGGgtaaaaatgaatggaaaagtGCTGGGAGCAAGTGCTCAGCCCCCTGTGAAGCTCCCCGTTACCCTCCCGTGGGGCAGGTACAGCCCTGCTGGcaccccagccccatctccACCCATGGGCTCTGTCCTGGTGGCTGCTCAGGGTCTCCCCTCGCCTCTCCTCCGCCCGGAGCGGCCCCGCAGCGTGGCCAGAGCGCACAACGCAAATCACAGAAACCCAGCGGAGGCTCCGTAGAGAAAGAGCCCGATTTAATTGTGTGCAGGGGACCCATAACGGGTGCTAATGCATCATAACTGGGTCACTGAGCACCGCAGCTCCGGGAGAAAGACAGGACCCGTGCCGGTTTTAGTACAAACACACAGCCTTCGACGGGGGGGCGACTGCTGGGAAAGCAGCTCGGCGCAGCCCGGCTCGCAGGTAAGCTTCCTGCCGAGCTGGATCCACCACCGAAAAACACCCAGCAGCAATCCCCACCACAATAAGCAGTCAAAGGACTCGCAGGGCTCCGCCGGGAGCACCCGGAGTGTCCTGTTGGGGCACCAGGGCCGTGCCGGCATCGCCTCGCTCCCCGCGAGCAGCCCAGCCGCGCCGGGATCGGCCCCCAGCCCGCCACCAGCCTGCTCACACCTGATGGGACGATCCTCTCCGCAGCCATGACACGGAGATTAGGCacattttcctctcccttcatCGTGGGGGGATTAATATCAGACAAGGAGAGGCTCTCAGCTGGCCCCAGACCATCCCCGGGCGGGCAGAGCTCCGTGCACCTGCGTGCCGCTTGTCCTGCAGCGTCCCTGCCCCGCCAGCCTATCTTTAGCTGTTGAGAAAGAGTTGAGCGCAAAACACTGACCACGTTTTGCATCTTATGACAAGCAGCTAGtcgaaaaaaaaagcaggatgaCATTAAAGGGAAACTTAAAAGAGCGAACATTGTAATTTCAAagacacaaaaagcaaaacaaaaacacaaacacagctaTTTTTCCCCTAGAGCACTCTCACTTTCAAGCTCAATAGCCTTGAAAATTGGAGCAATCAAACTGTTAAATGCATCGATCTGTTAAATCAACTCCTACTGTACGCAGCTAAATTTAGCCTTTAATCCTGCTCCTTCACTCCCAACGCCGCGCATCCCAGGGCTTTCCCCAGCCAGGTCCCTGACCTCTGCCATCCCACACTGCTCCCCTGcgagcagggatgggatcacAGGACGGTTGTATTCCGGGACAGGTCTCGTCTCcagcttcccccagccccaaatctgCCACCTCCCAGTCTTTATGGCAGAGATGCATACAAAGAGCAGCCTGGGCACTGATTTTTGCCATGGGTCATCGTCACAAACCAGCCAGGAACCCCTTGCAGCTTTGAGCACGCGTTCATCGGCCACCACCACCTGGCCGAAAAAGTTTGAGCCTTGCCAAGTGCAGGCCATTGACTAATTTACACTTGCCAACAgcatcctcctgctcctcatCGTCTGTTCCATGCTAACCTGGAAGCAGCCCGACGCAGACAAGCCTCCTGAGGAGCCCCCACGttcccctgcctgcctgccaggcatcccctgtgccagggctggcaGATTTCACCTGGGAGTTATTGAGGGGGGTTAGAAAAGGGGGCAAGCAGGGCTGTAACCCCAAAACATCACCGAGCAACTCCGCAGGACCTCAGGCACACCACTCAGTgccctcctttccttctcatcCCCTTTTATTCGTGAGCATCTCCACGTAGCGAGCCGGAGGGCCGCGTTTTAAGCACAGCTTGGCACCCAGATCCGATCCCTCCTTTGACATTTGCTGGTGGTCTGAAGGCAGGCAACGAGGACGGACGTTTGGAAACAACACGACTCCCGGATTTCAGACAGACAACCTGCAAAGTGAGCACCGCGGCCATATGGCGTGGCGGCGCCGCCTGGGAGCAGTGGGAAGCTCCCCGAGCTCCCCGCTCCGAGCTGCGCCCCCCTGCCTCACCCCTGCTCAcctggacagcaggaggagggaaacTCACGGGGCACTTCGCaacagagaagggagaagggaaaaaaaaaaagaaaacccaacaaTGGcagcagaattacagaatgCGAGCAATTAACAAGATGTTTAAAACCAAATCTGTGATttaaatccaaaaaaaaaaaaaacagcaaagtgtTTGCCTCAAAGCAGGTGATGGCAGTGTTTATTCCGTGcgtctttttttcctctcctgactTTTCAGAGCTAGATCAAAGCGTGCGGAAAggcgctgctgcctgctctgagcagccGCTGTGCCGAGGGGCCCCGGCGAGGCGCTCACACCGGGATCGACTCTTTTCGGAGGGGGGGGTCTCAGCAGAGGTAGCTgggtttgaaaatatttgttaacaGACAAACAGGGGTTTTCCTcaacattgatttatttttaaatatactacGCGAGAGAgactggaataaaaaataaatcaaaaaaatgaaagagagagaaaagagaggaggCAGAACTGGAAGTCGCGTACAGAAACCGTCTGTACCGGACCGAGTTAAAGGGGAAACGACCCCCCGAAGTGTCACAGAGATGAAGGACAGAGCTATTTACACACTGTAAAAAAGACAAGTCTACAAAAGTGTGTAATAACGAGATACAAATGTATAATATAGTGGCACAATATGTTATCAAAGTAAAAACAGTACCTCCAGGAAAGAGACAGtccaagtttgtttttttttttttttcttttccttacattttaaAGGCAGCCTGTGGCAGAAGTGTGtagtttcttttaaacatttgtCACGTGTTAAGTCATGGCTGGTTGTGAGGGCGAGAAGTGGCGTGAACACACAAGAGTGAACTACTAGAAATCATATACAAAACGAACAGTCCCaaagagaacagaataaaatacaatGGAAGGCAATTAGTGTTTAGGATACACAAGAGGGGCCACAAGAGTTACAGGGGACAGGACatagaaaatgccttttttttttttttttctcttgtttggaACTGTTAAGAGTTAAATTGCACTGTTAATAGCCCTAAACCTTGTTCTTTCACTATTGTCACGAGTCACAGTTAGTTCCCAGTCGTGTTGCGTTAGTCGGGAAGGTTACAGGGCCTTGGGAAGGAAGCCCAggagccctgctggcagcttcCTCGGGAGACCTACCCAAAGAGAGGTGTCTGCAGCCTTCACAGCTCCTTGTACGACGCTGGGTGGAACGAAGCACGAAGGCAGCGATGGTTTCAACCCCTAAGCACTGGCAGCTGAGCTCTTCAAGGGGACCCGGCGCTGGCCTGGCAAGGGCAGCACCGCAGCCCCGCGAAGCACCGGTCTCGACAGGAGCGCAGAAGCCAGGTCCCACCTCCGCTCACAGCGtaaaaaaaaggctggaaatTCACCTagagaaaacagcagctctTGCCCATCCGCGATGCGCAAGCTCAACTGAAGCAACTGCTGGAGGCACAGTGGTATCTTTGAACTCACCCTAAGCTATCCCCTCCCGTCACTGACGGAGCGATgccttgctcagcaccagcctaCTGCTCCCAGGCCTGCTCTGCAACCCTCCACCCCAATTAATGTCAGGTATAATGAGAGTGCAACAGCAACGTCCTTCTTTGGACCTTCTCCAGTCCGTTTTATCGCTGCCGAGGAGACCTGCAGACAGGCTCCTGTGCCACTACGTGAGTGGGGGCTGTCTGCAACAGTTTGAGCCCAAGCAACTCACCTGGGCTCAAAAACGTTAAGAAAATGCTGAGAACACAGATACAAAGGGCAGCAGGTGGAATCGCAGGAAGAATTTGGGTAAACATCACGTGTAGCATtctatcattttaaaaagttacattaaggacttccccccctcctctcccaagCTCCAGCTGTGTTGCATTAATGCCAGGTAAATGTCAGATTTGGGGACACGTGCTGCAACTCTCCCGAGAAACGCAATGGTTATATTGCTATTCAAACACCGGTCCTTCTGCACAgcggggcagagggagggcaggaAAACGCAGTAGGAAGTCCTCCTGAGGAGGATGGCATCTCAGTGTCCATCAGTCTGGCGTCAGTCTTAGCAGTCTGTCCAgagcaataaaatattaataaaaaggcATGATGTGACATCAGCACTTAGACTTGTAGTCCACAAGGCAGGAACTCCACAGATAAGACGATTACGAGTAAATGAAACGCAGGGAACCTGGGCCAAGAGGGTGGAAAGCGCCTCttgagcacagccctgctctttGGAGCTGGGGCATCCACAAACAGCCTGTGGCTTTTGCACAGCCCTATCCTGAACGCCCCAGTCCTTTGTCAGTCCGCACATGCTGTTACTCTCTCAACAGTTGACTTTGGCCCActgtgatttattctttttttttttttttttaaacctggcTTCTGCTACCTCTGAACAATGTCGCTGATTTCTTTCACCGAACTGAGAAGTTTGCTAAAGTCCTGGGTGGCTGCAGGACCACTGCCAGCCGTCGCTGGGCAGATCTGAAGCTCCCGTAGGTTGTTCTCCAGCTTATTGATGGCCTCCCGAAAGGCAAATTTGTTCCTCATCTGCTGAATGGAGTCCACGTAGCTCACGCAGAAGGTGTAGAGGTTCTTGCCGGCCTCCAAGACAGTGCTGTGGCTTGCCATTTGTTCCGAGTTCTTGCTAATGGCGAGCCGGAGAGCCTCCGTGCTTTCCAGCACCACCCCTTTCGTGATAGTGCCACTGGCGATCCTCTCTGGGGGCTGCCGGGTCTTCCGCAGAGAGACCCTGGTGGATATGAGAGGGATGAAGGCCGTAGACGACGGCTGCTCCCCGCCTGGGGCGGACGGCACAGACGAGGAAGAGGCAGCTGGGGTTGCCGTGCTCATCAGCAGCTTTGTGGAGGACTGTGGCTTTGGTACGGAGGGGATCCCCAGCTTCTTCACGCCTTCCCCGGACTGGTTTGGCTTGACAGCATCGCTGCTCGCAGCATCTGCAACCTGAGTCAACTGTTTGGATTTCGGACCCGACACcgcatctgctgctgcttcgtGGCTGGGACTGTGAGACACTTTTCCAGGCTTGCCAACGGAGGACGAAGAGAGCGGAAGCGGAGGGGCTGGTTTCAGCTTCGATAACTTCCCTTTGTCCTTCCCTGCCGACTCCGAGGTCTGCTTGAGCCTCCTCAGCCGGGGCTCCTCAGCAGCCTTGCTGGCACCTGCAAACCCGGCAGAGTTGGGTTTGGCAGCAGAACCTTGGTCCATTGTCACAGTGGTACCTAAGGcactggatttgactccatcGTCCTTGTGCAGCACgctggaggaaggaggggcAGCAGGCTGCCTACGGCCGAGTTTCGGCGTCAGAGTGGGAGGGCTGGAGCCAGGACTCGACTCTGCGTCCTTGAACACATCGTCAGTGGTCTCTTCGTTTTTCTTAAGCAGCCGTGGAGGAGGGGTCACTGTCCCCCTGACAGCAATGTCAGTCTTGGCCTCGTTTGCCCGCTTCCGAGGCAGTGCTGGCTTTTCGCTTTTGTGCCCCCCAAAAGTGGAGGAATCAAACTGGCGTCCCGTGGACTGCAGATCCCGAGGCAGAGTCACGGATTTCCACTCGGTGTCCTTGGCTCCGTGGGGCACGCAGGAGGCTGAGCAGGACCTTAAGAAACGCTTGCTGGAGTTGGAACTGCTCTCCTCCTCGCCAGCCACCCCCCGACTGATGCTCATCGTGCTGGACTTCTTCCGTAAGTGGGGAGATAAAAATCCAGAGTTCCCGGCGACAACCCCGTTGGTGACACCAGCCCCGTTGCTCGGGCTCTGAAATTTGGAGGGGTCACCTGCATCTGCGGGAGGCGCAGTGAAAGCCCCGTTGCCAgcatccctgccctcctcctccccacccgcCTTGCGGTCCGAGTGGCCGTCCATCTCTCTGAAGGAACTGCTCCGCTTCGGAGGGGTAGGGGCagtcttcttcttcttcttgatAAGGGCACTGAAGAGGTTGGGCTTCTTGTCTTTCGGAAGCAGCCTCTCGTCTTCATTCAAGCTGCTCTCCAGAGCCACCCTCTCCTTCCGTGGGAGCAAGGGAGAAATAGCAGGCTCGTGGTCCAGAGGGTctgcaagggaaagaaaagagtcTGCTGAGCTGCGCCTCAACAGGCAGGACAATCTGTTTGCTTCCAGGATCAAACCACTGCAGCACCTCCAAAAAGGTGCAGGTTCCACAAAGAAAGCCAGCTCCACACCAGGAATAAAGCAAGTACAGCTACGCTGAAGCCTAGGCTGAATGAATGCGGTCCCTAATCCTACATACGCTCATTTTTGAGGTGGCCAATATAGGGCTTGGCTGCCAAACTGCTTTCCCTGTAGGCTTCTGATTTAAACAGCAACATCCAAACACCAACTGTTTATGTTCAGATTCCCACCCTAGCATCCAGAGACTTGTCTAAACTTCATCCTGAGAAGAAGATAAACATGAAGAGGCCTTTTCTTTGGTCCCTGCGCTGTCGCTGCCTTCAGAACAGCTGACCCTCTGAATTAATACGACATCTCCGCAAACCCACCTCAATCCCCAGGCTCCTTGTACATTTAGATTCTGATACTCCTAACCTCCTTCCCTGATACCAGCCTTCACGGGGAAtggaaataactttttcacAAGCAGAAACCAAGACATCCCTTGACAGCTGCATGCCTCAGGTCACAGCGCCGCAGAGATGGTCAGTTCTGTACAATAACGGAGGGAAGTGGTGGTAACAGCCTCCTTCAGCAGGACCGCTCCAGAAGGAAATGACGGGGTCACCCTTTCTCCAGTTACAAgaggtatttaaaaatgaatagtGGTTTATAATAAATTTTTACAGAGTCCTGAAGGGCTCTGCATTTGACTGACTGGGGGCCTCTTTCTCGGTCAGGCACTCCGACGGCATGCTAATTCGAGA
Protein-coding sequences here:
- the QRFP gene encoding orexigenic neuropeptide QRFP; this translates as MRAPYSLSCLFLLTLGACFPPGEQQEPRHPAEGPALKPSCRDVVAEDPGPCWWANPKRRRSEELSTLLGIARELQGYSSQRGGPRGRPGRQEGPARLPAGGEKRGGTLGNLAEELNGYSRKKGGFTFRFGR
- the ABL1 gene encoding tyrosine-protein kinase ABL1 isoform X3: MKMLEICLKLVGCKSKKGLSSSSSCYLEEALQRPVVSDFEPQGLSEAARWNSKENLLSCPSENDPHLFVALYDFVASGDNTLSITKGEKLRVLGYNHNGEWCEAQTKNGQGWVPSNYITPVNSLEKHSWYHGPVSRNAAEYLLSSGINGSFLVRESESSPGQRSISLRYEGRVYHYRINTASDGKLYVSSESRFNTLAELVHHHSTVADGLITTLHYPAPKRNKPTIYGVSPNYDKWEIERTDITMKHKLGGGQYGEVYEGVWKKYSLTVAVKTLKEDTMEVEEFLKEAAVMKEIKHPNLVQLLGVCTREPPFYIITEFMTYGNLLDYLRECNRQEVNAVVLLYMATQISSAMEYLEKKNFIHRDLAARNCLVGENHLVKVADFGLSRLMTGDTYTAHAGAKFPIKWTAPESLAYNKFSIKSDVWAFGVLLWEIATYGMSPYPGIDLSQVYELLEKDYRMERPEGCPEKVYELMRACWQWSPSDRPSFAEIHQAFETMFQESSISDEVEKELGKKGMRSVVSNFLQAPELPTKTRTSRRAAESKDANEGLETAHARGQGECDPLDHEPAISPLLPRKERVALESSLNEDERLLPKDKKPNLFSALIKKKKKTAPTPPKRSSSFREMDGHSDRKAGGEEEGRDAGNGAFTAPPADAGDPSKFQSPSNGAGVTNGVVAGNSGFLSPHLRKKSSTMSISRGVAGEEESSSNSSKRFLRSCSASCVPHGAKDTEWKSVTLPRDLQSTGRQFDSSTFGGHKSEKPALPRKRANEAKTDIAVRGTVTPPPRLLKKNEETTDDVFKDAESSPGSSPPTLTPKLGRRQPAAPPSSSVLHKDDGVKSSALGTTVTMDQGSAAKPNSAGFAGASKAAEEPRLRRLKQTSESAGKDKGKLSKLKPAPPLPLSSSSVGKPGKVSHSPSHEAAADAVSGPKSKQLTQVADAASSDAVKPNQSGEGVKKLGIPSVPKPQSSTKLLMSTATPAASSSSVPSAPGGEQPSSTAFIPLISTRVSLRKTRQPPERIASGTITKGVVLESTEALRLAISKNSEQMASHSTVLEAGKNLYTFCVSYVDSIQQMRNKFAFREAINKLENNLRELQICPATAGSGPAATQDFSKLLSSVKEISDIVQR